One Nocardia iowensis DNA window includes the following coding sequences:
- a CDS encoding ATP-dependent DNA ligase, translating into MDLPVMPPVRPMLAKTTSGVPREPGLSYEPKWDGFRCIVFRDGDEVELGSRNDRPLTRYFPEVAELLKQALPDRCVVDGEIVVVTGHGLDFDALQNRLHPAASRVNKLAVETPASFVAFDLLALGDKNLTEEPFTERRRLLETILDTALARVHLTPITQDPDLAEDWFTRFEGAGFDGVMVKANDLAYLEDKRVMLKVKHERTADCVVAGFRWHKDGEGVGSLLLGLFDDQGHLNHVGVASSFTAARRKELVDELAPLRENALENHPWREWADAAAQARADGKMPGGVSRWTGGKDLSWEALRPELVAEVRYEHVQSGRLRHGGRLVRFRADRTPESCTYAQLDEAPPAELSAIFSEAK; encoded by the coding sequence GTGGACTTACCGGTCATGCCACCCGTCCGACCCATGCTGGCCAAAACAACATCCGGAGTTCCCCGCGAACCCGGCCTGAGCTACGAACCGAAATGGGACGGCTTTCGCTGCATCGTCTTCCGCGACGGCGACGAGGTGGAGCTCGGCTCCCGCAACGACCGCCCGCTGACCAGGTATTTCCCCGAGGTCGCCGAGCTGCTGAAGCAGGCGCTGCCGGACCGGTGCGTGGTGGACGGCGAGATCGTGGTGGTCACCGGGCACGGCCTGGACTTCGACGCCCTGCAGAACCGGCTGCACCCGGCAGCCTCCAGAGTCAACAAGCTGGCCGTGGAAACTCCGGCCAGCTTCGTCGCCTTCGATCTGCTCGCCCTCGGTGACAAGAATCTGACCGAGGAACCGTTCACCGAACGCAGACGGCTGCTGGAAACCATTCTGGACACCGCGCTCGCACGGGTGCACCTGACGCCGATCACGCAGGATCCCGACCTGGCCGAGGACTGGTTCACCCGGTTCGAGGGCGCCGGATTCGACGGGGTCATGGTCAAGGCCAATGACCTGGCTTACCTGGAAGACAAGCGGGTGATGCTCAAGGTCAAGCACGAACGCACCGCCGACTGCGTGGTGGCCGGCTTCCGGTGGCACAAGGACGGCGAAGGGGTCGGCTCGCTGCTGCTCGGACTGTTCGACGACCAGGGTCACCTGAACCACGTGGGCGTCGCGAGCAGCTTCACCGCGGCCCGGCGCAAGGAACTCGTCGACGAACTCGCACCACTGCGGGAGAACGCACTGGAAAACCATCCGTGGCGGGAATGGGCCGACGCCGCGGCACAGGCCAGGGCCGACGGCAAGATGCCGGGCGGAGTCAGCCGCTGGACCGGCGGCAAGGACCTCTCCTGGGAGGCGCTGCGCCCCGAACTGGTCGCCGAGGTCCGCTACGAACACGTGCAATCCGGGCGGCTGCGACACGGCGGCAGGCTGGTACGCTTCCGCGCCGACCGCACACCCGAATCGTGCACCTACGCCCAGCTCGACGAGGCGCCGCCCGCCGAATTGAGTGCGATTTTCAGCGAGGCGAAATGA
- a CDS encoding cold-shock protein: MLVSIGKLVSFDSSRGFGFIRPEDGGPDVFVHVNDIGLDEDELRQGRVFEFDMTEGDRGPKAVNLSVVGGQPTPPPIPHKSKHRSNSGQLTAAEHKRLITELLLDASPALTAGEILTIRDRLTVFAEQHGWLDN; this comes from the coding sequence GTGTTGGTGTCCATCGGGAAATTGGTGTCGTTCGACAGCTCTCGGGGATTCGGATTCATTCGACCGGAGGACGGCGGGCCGGACGTATTCGTGCACGTCAACGACATCGGTCTGGACGAAGACGAGTTGCGCCAGGGTCGAGTGTTCGAATTCGACATGACAGAGGGTGATCGTGGGCCGAAGGCGGTCAATCTGAGTGTGGTCGGCGGCCAGCCGACCCCGCCCCCGATACCCCACAAATCCAAACACCGATCGAACTCAGGACAGCTCACCGCCGCCGAACACAAACGCCTGATCACCGAGCTACTCCTCGACGCGAGCCCCGCACTGACGGCGGGCGAGATTCTGACCATCCGCGACCGGCTCACGGTCTTCGCCGAGCAACACGGCTGGCTGGACAACTGA